The segment GGGAAAAgaaaactcaaatttcttataTGTAATTATGAGTTGAATTTCTTATTGCTatcaattacttaattaataatccacgagtcttcacttttgtttatatttatttgaattatattctaattttaaaataattattttcggAATAATTAGAGACTCTCAATACATGTATTTCGCACAAGCTAATAAGCTACAAAATAATATCTCCTAGTATCGTTTCATGCGAATTCACAATTCACATCAAAATTTCTACTCGCTTTGAAAGAATCTTTAAAATACTTTCGATGTACACAaacaaaatttggagaaattatattcaatgaaatataaaagaaaatctaaaatattttcaattgagctaattagattatatttggagaaaaatatccaaaaactCATCATATTATATTAGGAAGAAGAGAAGGCACAAGTATTCGATAAATATGATCGAATTTTTAGAGACACGTCTTAAATAACcaagtcctattacccctgaactcaTTTTACAAATAATACTGCACACCTTTAGGCTTATGTGGCACACTTCGTCACTCCACGCAATCGAGACGCGTGGGAGATATTCAAATGCCACGTAACGCAAAAATGTACAGAATTACAAAAAAACGAGTTCAGATGTAATATGACCTTATTTTAACTAAATTGCGTATATGGAATACGAATTTTAGTCTATGGAGGTAAATCTACCTTTTCTTTGTCATGTTAGAAAAACAAACAACTATCCTTGCTAACACGACATAGAATCAAATTAATCACAACAACATAATCGGTGTAATTCCGAAGTGAGATTATACATATTCGAAATCTCTCATATTTATACACAAGTTAAAGGACCAAATGCAACCAAATCTCATAGATTAAGCaccattttgttcattttcaatTCTTCTCTACTAAGTAAACACAGAGTGAAGAGTTTCAATAGAAAATTTTGCATTTCTTTCACTTCCAGATCTTGATTACTCTCTGCATTTCCTCAAAATTCAGAGCAATTTGATCGAATTTAGCGAATACCCAGATGCAAGATCTTCAATCTATACCACCCCCTTCACCACAATCGATTCACGCGCCACCACGCTCCGCCACAGACCTGTTCGGAGACCCAACTGACCCAAATCCACCACAATGGCTAAACCCCACATTGTTCCAATCTCACGATTTCGATCCAGAATCATATATTTCCGATTTACGCACCTTTGTTCCCCTTGAAACTCTCCGTTCAGAGCTCCGTTCTCACTTCACGTCGCTACAGCGTGACCTTGTGGATCTCATCAATAGAGATTATGCTGATTTTGTTAGCCTTAGTACGAAGCTTACTGATGTTGATGCTGCTGTTGTGCGTATGAGGGCTCCGTTGTTTGAGATCAGGGAGAAAATTGATGGTTTTCGTAATGCTGTTGAAGGGTCTCTTGCTGCTTTACAAAACAGGCTTAAACAAAGAGCTGATGCTGGAGAAGCCAGGGAAGTTCTTGAACTTTTGCTTGATACTTTTCATGTTGTTTCTAAAGTTGAAAAATTGATTAAGGAGTTACCAAGTGGACAAACTGATTATGTTGAGAGTGGATCTAATTTGAGGGAAACTCAAAGTATGTTGCTAGAGAGAATTGCTAGCGAAATGAATAGGCTAAAGTTTTACATTTCTCATGCACAGAATATGCCTTTTATTGAGAATATGGAGAAGAGAATACAAAATGCTAGTTCTTTATTAGATACAAGCTTAGGACATTGTCTTGTAGATGGACTTGAATATAGGGATGCTAATGCTATATATAACTGCTTGCGTGCGTATGCTGCTATTGATAATACCAAGAATGCGGAGGAAACTTTTCGATCGACTATAGTGGGACCTTTGATCCAAAAAGTTATCCCGCAAAATCCATCTGGAGTTGTTGGTGGATCATCTGGAAATGAACTTGAGGAGGATTATGTTAAGATCAAGAAATATATAGAGGATGATTGTAAGTTTCTATTGGATATATCCTCTATTGAGAATTCGGGCCTACATGTTTCTAGCTTCCTTGCGAATTCTATCCTTAAAGAGGTTCACTCCGCTATCCAGAAAGGAAAACCAGTGGTGTTCTCTCCCGGAAGGCCTACTGTGTTCCTAAAAAATTACAAAGCAAGCTTGAATTTCCTGGCACATTTAGAAGGTTACTGTCCCTCGCGATCTGAAGTAGTGAAGTTTCGGTCCGAAGCTGCATATATTGAGTTTATGAAGCAATGGAATGTGGGTGTCTATTTCTCATTGAGGTTCCAAGAGATAGCTGGGGCTCTTGATTCAGCACTTAGTGTTGCTGGTCTCGTCCCGGTGGCCTCTGACCAGAGGAAGCCTCAAGACTTGATTTTGAAGCAGAGTATTTCTCTTTTAGAGTGCTTAAGATCTTGCTGGAGAGATGATGTTCTTGTCCTATCTTGCTCAGACAGGTTCTTGCGTTTGTCTTTGCAACTTATGTCCAGATTCTCAAGCTGGTTATCTGCCGGATTGGCTGCTCGTAAAGCTGGTAATGTGGGCTCAAACCCAGGATTTGAATGGGCTATTTCTGCAGTCCCTGACGACTTAGTATACATAATTCACGATTTGAACCGTTTGGGGGAGGAAGTGTGTGGTGATTACCTTGAACACATACTTGAGTTGCTCAAGTCATGCCCTGCTgaagtttgtgattttgtaaACCAG is part of the Solanum pennellii chromosome 8, SPENNV200 genome and harbors:
- the LOC107028694 gene encoding conserved oligomeric Golgi complex subunit 2; this encodes MQDLQSIPPPSPQSIHAPPRSATDLFGDPTDPNPPQWLNPTLFQSHDFDPESYISDLRTFVPLETLRSELRSHFTSLQRDLVDLINRDYADFVSLSTKLTDVDAAVVRMRAPLFEIREKIDGFRNAVEGSLAALQNRLKQRADAGEAREVLELLLDTFHVVSKVEKLIKELPSGQTDYVESGSNLRETQSMLLERIASEMNRLKFYISHAQNMPFIENMEKRIQNASSLLDTSLGHCLVDGLEYRDANAIYNCLRAYAAIDNTKNAEETFRSTIVGPLIQKVIPQNPSGVVGGSSGNELEEDYVKIKKYIEDDCKFLLDISSIENSGLHVSSFLANSILKEVHSAIQKGKPVVFSPGRPTVFLKNYKASLNFLAHLEGYCPSRSEVVKFRSEAAYIEFMKQWNVGVYFSLRFQEIAGALDSALSVAGLVPVASDQRKPQDLILKQSISLLECLRSCWRDDVLVLSCSDRFLRLSLQLMSRFSSWLSAGLAARKAGNVGSNPGFEWAISAVPDDLVYIIHDLNRLGEEVCGDYLEHILELLKSCPAEVCDFVNQSILQGGKSLKGLLPIVMSAIIETIVEKCVEDLRQLKGITATYRMTNKPLPVRHSPYVSGVLRPLKEFLEGERAATCMNNETRNELLQGAALEITQRYYDLTSELVNMSRRTESSLQKLRLGAQRRAGASSDVSDHNLSETDKICMQLFLDIQEYARSLSLLGVDAASIPPYQSLWQCVAPAERKNTISF